In Capillimicrobium parvum, a genomic segment contains:
- a CDS encoding bestrophin-like domain, with protein sequence MSVTWAVLSVGAATAVAVAAMLFVRGRAPKGGYFADGDRAAGFFGVLATGFSVLLGLIVFLAFTSYDQARAGAETEAALVAQQFETAQFMPPAVRRQLGDELVCYGRYVVHQAWPRMSDGSFGDSLNPWAVAMFRTLKRTNPETNAEQSAYDAWVDRTADREIARRDRVHGAVGVIPDPLWAVLFFITGVIFVFALFFADSAERRRSQAIQIGSAIAVIAAMLCLIGFLDHPVRAGWGGLEPVAMQRTLRILDEERRIVGQTGPLPCIATGLPA encoded by the coding sequence GTGAGCGTGACGTGGGCTGTCCTTTCCGTCGGCGCGGCCACGGCGGTCGCCGTGGCCGCGATGCTGTTCGTGCGCGGTCGCGCTCCGAAGGGCGGCTACTTCGCGGACGGGGATCGGGCGGCCGGGTTCTTCGGCGTGCTCGCCACCGGCTTCTCGGTGCTGCTGGGCCTGATCGTGTTCTTGGCGTTCACCAGCTACGACCAGGCGCGCGCGGGTGCCGAGACCGAGGCGGCGCTGGTCGCCCAGCAGTTCGAGACCGCGCAGTTCATGCCGCCGGCGGTGCGCAGGCAGCTCGGCGACGAGCTCGTCTGCTACGGCCGCTATGTCGTCCATCAGGCGTGGCCGAGGATGTCGGACGGGAGCTTCGGCGATTCGCTCAACCCCTGGGCCGTCGCCATGTTCCGGACGCTGAAGCGGACCAACCCCGAGACGAACGCCGAGCAGAGCGCCTACGACGCCTGGGTCGACCGGACGGCCGACCGCGAGATCGCGCGCCGCGACCGCGTCCACGGCGCGGTCGGCGTCATACCGGACCCGCTGTGGGCGGTCCTGTTCTTCATCACCGGCGTGATCTTCGTCTTCGCGCTGTTCTTCGCCGACTCGGCCGAGCGGCGCCGTTCGCAGGCCATACAGATCGGCTCCGCGATCGCGGTCATCGCGGCGATGCTGTGCCTGATCGGCTTCCTCGACCACCCGGTCCGAGCGGGCTGGGGCGGTCTGGAGCCGGTGGCGATGCAACGCACCCTGCGGATCCTCGACGAGGAGCGCCGGATCGTCGGCCAGACCGGCCCGCTGCCGTGCATCGCGACCGGACTGCCGGCATGA
- a CDS encoding metal-sulfur cluster assembly factor codes for MPTVEEVEEALANVIDPELGLDFVELGLIYGVEIQGGDVHVTFTLTTPGCPIGPQVTEQIEEFVGELPDVDAVESTMTFTPPWSPDRMSEDAKFALGF; via the coding sequence ATGCCCACTGTCGAAGAGGTCGAAGAGGCGCTGGCCAACGTCATCGATCCGGAGCTCGGGCTCGACTTCGTCGAGCTTGGGCTGATCTACGGGGTCGAGATCCAGGGCGGCGACGTCCACGTCACGTTCACGCTAACGACCCCCGGCTGCCCGATCGGCCCGCAGGTCACCGAGCAGATCGAGGAGTTCGTCGGCGAGCTGCCCGATGTCGACGCGGTCGAGTCCACGATGACGTTCACGCCGCCGTGGAGCCCGGACCGGATGTCGGAAGACGCGAAGTTCGCCCTCGGCTTCTAG
- a CDS encoding PadR family transcriptional regulator yields MGFRKRMRRGDVRAALLVLLEEEPRNGYGLMQELEARSQGVWRPSPGSVYPALAQLEDEGLVRADETEGRKLFSLTDAGKAHVDEHREELGVPWEAVSEDVGEGAIDLRNLVWQVGAATMQVLQAGTEAQVDKAREVLAEARRSLYRILADDVPAGDEPAGEAPAGDDRTGDEPAGYDAPNAG; encoded by the coding sequence ATGGGCTTCCGCAAGCGGATGCGCCGCGGGGACGTCCGGGCGGCGCTGCTGGTCCTGCTCGAGGAGGAGCCGCGCAACGGCTACGGCCTCATGCAGGAGCTCGAGGCGCGCAGCCAGGGCGTCTGGCGGCCGAGCCCCGGCTCGGTCTACCCCGCGCTCGCGCAGCTCGAGGACGAGGGTCTCGTCCGCGCCGACGAGACGGAGGGGCGCAAGCTCTTCTCCCTCACCGACGCCGGCAAGGCGCACGTCGACGAGCACCGTGAGGAGCTCGGCGTGCCCTGGGAGGCCGTGAGCGAGGACGTCGGCGAGGGCGCGATCGACCTGCGCAACCTCGTCTGGCAGGTCGGCGCCGCGACCATGCAGGTCCTCCAGGCGGGCACGGAGGCGCAGGTCGACAAGGCCCGCGAGGTCCTCGCCGAGGCGCGCCGGTCGCTGTACCGGATCCTCGCCGACGACGTGCCGGCCGGCGACGAACCCGCCGGCGAAGCGCCGGCCGGCGACGACCGGACGGGCGACGAGCCCGCCGGCTACGACGCGCCGAACGCCGGCTGA
- a CDS encoding FxsA family protein, with protein MVPLLLLLIFIVIPLAELYVIIQVGQAIGVWPTIAILLADAVIGSILLRAQSRVAWRRFTAAVSEGRVPTKEVLDGVLVIFGGAFLITPGFITDVFGILFLLPPTRALARRLMLRNVAARMAASATNWGAGRVAGRRMPTPYDVEGTASEREPERLP; from the coding sequence ATGGTCCCGCTGCTCCTGCTCCTGATCTTCATCGTCATCCCGCTCGCGGAGCTGTACGTGATCATCCAGGTCGGGCAGGCGATCGGCGTGTGGCCGACGATCGCGATCCTGCTCGCCGACGCGGTGATCGGCTCGATCCTGCTGCGCGCGCAGAGCCGGGTCGCGTGGCGGCGCTTCACGGCTGCGGTCTCCGAGGGGCGCGTGCCGACGAAGGAGGTGCTCGACGGGGTGCTCGTCATCTTCGGCGGGGCCTTCCTGATCACGCCGGGCTTCATCACGGACGTCTTCGGCATCCTCTTCCTGCTGCCGCCGACACGCGCACTCGCCCGGCGGCTGATGCTGCGCAACGTCGCGGCCCGGATGGCGGCGTCGGCCACGAACTGGGGCGCCGGCCGTGTCGCCGGCCGCCGGATGCCGACCCCGTACGACGTCGAGGGCACGGCGAGCGAGCGCGAGCCGGAGCGGCTGCCGTGA
- a CDS encoding response regulator transcription factor has translation MFAAAIRPARPIRVAVADDCILIRHALAEILGAADEVELVAVCADADELRAAVAAHAPDVVITDIRMPPTMTDDGIRVADELRRTRPEIGVIVLSAYCEPWYAVALLRHGSDRRAYLLKGRLASVPQLLATITAVASGGSLVDAELTRVLGLGDQVT, from the coding sequence ATGTTCGCCGCCGCCATCAGGCCGGCCAGGCCGATCCGCGTCGCGGTCGCGGACGACTGCATCCTCATCCGCCACGCCCTCGCGGAGATCCTCGGCGCGGCCGACGAGGTCGAGCTGGTCGCCGTGTGCGCCGACGCGGACGAGCTGCGCGCGGCCGTCGCCGCCCACGCCCCGGACGTCGTCATCACCGACATCCGCATGCCCCCGACCATGACCGACGACGGCATTCGCGTCGCCGACGAGCTGCGCCGGACCCGTCCGGAGATCGGCGTCATCGTGCTGAGCGCCTACTGCGAGCCCTGGTATGCCGTCGCGCTGCTGCGCCACGGATCCGACCGGCGGGCGTACCTCCTCAAGGGGCGCCTGGCCAGCGTCCCGCAGCTCCTGGCCACGATCACGGCGGTCGCGAGCGGTGGGTCGCTCGTCGACGCCGAGCTCACGCGAGTGCTCGGACTCGGCGATCAAGTGACCTGA
- a CDS encoding HAD family hydrolase: MSIEAVVTDWGGVLTSPMTASFVAFAEDSGFPLEALGEAIAARTEREGVNPVHRLEVAAITEQQFLDELADDLAALGHAVRLGGFAAGYFDRLSANAAMIAALEDWKARGFRLALCTNNVAEWEPHWRAMLPVDELFEVVVDSAFVGARKPDPRIYEIVVERLGLDASACVFVDDRADNCEGARAAGMHAVHFVDTAAAIAEIEAALKR, translated from the coding sequence TTGAGCATCGAGGCGGTCGTCACCGACTGGGGCGGCGTGCTGACGTCGCCGATGACCGCGTCGTTCGTGGCGTTCGCCGAGGACAGCGGGTTCCCGCTCGAGGCTCTGGGCGAGGCGATCGCGGCGCGGACGGAGCGTGAGGGCGTCAATCCCGTCCACCGGCTCGAGGTGGCGGCGATCACCGAGCAGCAGTTCCTCGACGAGCTGGCCGACGACCTCGCGGCGCTCGGGCATGCGGTGCGGCTCGGCGGGTTCGCCGCGGGCTACTTCGACCGCCTGAGCGCGAACGCGGCGATGATCGCGGCGCTCGAGGACTGGAAGGCGCGCGGCTTTCGCCTGGCGCTCTGCACGAACAACGTGGCCGAGTGGGAGCCGCACTGGCGGGCGATGCTCCCGGTCGACGAGCTGTTCGAGGTCGTCGTCGACTCCGCCTTCGTCGGCGCCCGCAAGCCGGATCCGCGGATCTACGAGATCGTCGTGGAGCGGCTGGGGCTCGACGCCTCGGCGTGCGTGTTCGTCGACGACCGGGCCGACAACTGCGAGGGCGCGCGCGCCGCGGGCATGCACGCCGTGCACTTCGTCGACACGGCCGCCGCGATCGCGGAGATCGAGGCGGCGCTGAAGCGCTAG
- a CDS encoding DUF7064 domain-containing protein — protein MTIDAGLETPRPPAGRGFSDAITFAFGDEAADVYGLARVGLADGAGSGLGVLFAGRSTAAARAEGGVAVSGDGWEGVAAGGVTTATAEPLQRWTVAFDADADGAFALEFTALGLPAEIEGGGMTGYEQLCRVSGTARVAGRSVAIDCLGQRGHSWGSPDWDRMSMARTVGAWLDPALAVVISAIRPSKASDHAHDDVRAVVLEGSPPAPVAVGEPRLSTAFDADGHQRRAGWELWPDDEEGYARRGAGEVLCGTSLDLGRLRLDCAFFRFRMDGREGVGRYDVLRRT, from the coding sequence GTGACGATCGACGCCGGGCTGGAGACGCCGCGCCCGCCGGCCGGACGCGGGTTCTCGGATGCGATCACGTTCGCGTTCGGCGACGAGGCCGCGGACGTGTACGGGCTCGCGCGGGTCGGACTGGCCGACGGCGCCGGCAGCGGGCTCGGCGTGCTGTTCGCGGGGCGCTCGACCGCGGCCGCGCGGGCAGAGGGCGGCGTCGCGGTCTCCGGCGACGGCTGGGAGGGGGTGGCGGCCGGCGGCGTGACGACGGCGACCGCCGAGCCGCTGCAGCGCTGGACGGTCGCGTTCGACGCGGACGCCGACGGGGCGTTCGCGCTCGAGTTCACCGCGCTCGGGTTGCCCGCAGAGATCGAGGGCGGAGGGATGACGGGCTACGAGCAGTTGTGCCGCGTGTCGGGGACAGCGCGGGTCGCGGGCCGCTCGGTGGCGATCGACTGCCTCGGCCAGCGCGGGCACTCGTGGGGCTCGCCGGATTGGGACCGGATGTCGATGGCGCGGACGGTCGGCGCCTGGCTGGATCCGGCGCTCGCCGTGGTCATCAGCGCGATCCGGCCCTCGAAGGCGTCCGACCACGCGCACGACGACGTGCGGGCCGTCGTGCTCGAGGGCTCGCCGCCCGCGCCGGTGGCGGTGGGCGAGCCGCGGCTGTCGACCGCCTTCGACGCCGACGGCCACCAGCGGCGGGCCGGCTGGGAGCTGTGGCCCGACGACGAGGAGGGCTACGCGCGCCGCGGCGCCGGCGAGGTGCTGTGCGGCACGTCCCTCGACCTCGGCCGGCTACGGCTGGACTGCGCGTTCTTCCGGTTCCGGATGGACGGGCGTGAGGGCGTCGGCCGCTACGACGTCCTGCGGCGCACTTGA
- a CDS encoding response regulator transcription factor: protein MAISVVLAEDSLIVREGIAGLLAGEPEIEVVGLCADFDSLIEAVEQHQPDVVVTDIRMPPTHTDEGIRAAVSLAERGLTIGVVVLSNYADPAYAVALLDSGVPGRSYLLKERVHDRAQLVSAIHAVAVGGSMVDPMIIEPLIAARISNERSPLAALTAREREVLADLAEGKSNAAIADSLVLTKRAVEKHINSIFMKLNLVTDEDVSRRVKATLMFLADARADGGIGGRPSGS, encoded by the coding sequence ATGGCGATCAGCGTCGTCCTCGCGGAGGACAGCCTCATTGTCCGGGAGGGCATCGCGGGCCTGCTCGCGGGCGAACCGGAGATCGAGGTCGTCGGTCTGTGCGCCGACTTCGATTCCCTGATCGAGGCGGTCGAGCAGCATCAGCCGGACGTCGTGGTCACCGACATCCGGATGCCGCCGACGCACACCGACGAGGGCATCCGCGCGGCCGTATCGCTGGCCGAACGCGGACTGACGATCGGGGTCGTCGTGCTCAGCAACTACGCCGATCCGGCCTACGCCGTCGCCCTGTTGGACTCGGGCGTGCCCGGGCGCTCCTATCTGCTCAAGGAGCGCGTCCACGACCGCGCGCAGCTCGTGTCCGCCATCCACGCGGTCGCGGTCGGGGGGTCGATGGTCGACCCGATGATCATCGAGCCGCTGATCGCGGCGCGGATCAGCAACGAGCGTTCGCCGCTCGCCGCCCTGACCGCGCGCGAGCGCGAGGTGCTCGCCGACCTCGCCGAGGGCAAGAGCAACGCGGCGATCGCCGACTCGCTGGTGCTGACGAAGCGAGCGGTCGAGAAGCACATCAACTCGATCTTCATGAAGCTGAACCTCGTCACCGACGAGGACGTGAGCCGCCGCGTCAAGGCGACGCTGATGTTCCTCGCGGACGCGAGGGCGGACGGCGGCATCGGCGGGCGTCCGAGCGGCAGCTGA
- a CDS encoding LuxR C-terminal-related transcriptional regulator, which translates to MAASTAEHRASHDEILDGFVARPRLVRTFDETRGTVIGTVVAPSGYGKTTFLRQWAHDDPRPVAWLTLRREHTARPRLLDAIAGHLAAVQQPDRSDPRVALVLDDAHVLPSDSAELLLLVAEHLPAGSLLVIASTCEPPLPMGRLRLERRLREVRACDLAMTRSEARELLHREGIRLDPDQLTKAMHATEGWPAGLVLTALAVRACGGASAALESFGGDDRVVADYLNDVFLDALPADRLQLLVRTSVLDQLTGPLCDAVANQHGSGAALREMSRANILVSSLDRCERTFRVHPLLRGLLRSELRRAGQDVEARAHARAATWFEGHGDPDSAIDQAAAAGDVDRAGRLLWASAPFHAVHGRNAYLERALRRFTPAQIAGDPALALCTATSRLGTGDRDYVEHWTDVAEHGIRDASPACRARFAAGVAVLRASVARRGLAQMSADAQRAHRLDVEDGAWRAQACFLDGAALHLTGDAPAARERLTEGVRLGALDAPVVEVQCRAQLALIDFADEQWSDAEEHAERARSTLEQSGLDEQPVGALAYAVSAFARAHNGEIEQASCDVDAAGRLLERLTGAAPWFEAEIRIALARTQLRLSDSAAARGLLTSAGRLLRHCPDATVLRAAIDDAWARADTFAAAAVVGVCALTTAELRVLRMLPSHLSLGEIAARLHVSLNTVKTQAHAVYRKLDASSRSEAVTCARTVGLIDG; encoded by the coding sequence ATGGCCGCCTCGACCGCCGAGCATCGCGCGTCCCACGACGAGATCCTCGACGGCTTCGTCGCGCGCCCGCGCCTCGTGCGGACGTTCGACGAGACGCGGGGCACGGTGATCGGCACCGTCGTCGCGCCGTCGGGTTACGGCAAGACCACGTTCCTGCGGCAATGGGCGCACGACGACCCCCGTCCGGTCGCCTGGCTCACCCTGCGTCGCGAGCACACCGCTCGCCCCCGCCTGCTCGACGCCATCGCCGGCCACCTGGCGGCGGTCCAACAGCCGGACCGCTCCGACCCGCGAGTGGCGCTGGTCCTCGACGATGCCCACGTGCTTCCCAGCGACTCGGCCGAGCTCCTGCTCCTCGTCGCCGAGCATCTCCCGGCCGGTTCGCTGCTCGTCATCGCGTCCACATGCGAACCACCGCTGCCCATGGGGCGCCTACGGCTGGAACGGCGTCTGCGCGAAGTCCGGGCCTGCGATCTCGCGATGACACGGTCGGAGGCCCGGGAGCTTCTGCACCGGGAGGGCATCCGGCTCGACCCCGACCAGCTCACGAAGGCCATGCACGCCACAGAAGGCTGGCCGGCGGGGTTGGTGCTCACCGCGCTCGCCGTGCGAGCGTGCGGCGGTGCATCCGCCGCGCTCGAGAGCTTCGGCGGAGACGATCGCGTCGTCGCCGACTACCTCAACGACGTGTTCCTCGACGCGCTGCCGGCTGACCGCCTGCAGCTGCTCGTCCGCACGTCGGTCCTCGACCAGCTCACCGGTCCACTGTGTGACGCGGTCGCCAACCAGCATGGCTCGGGCGCCGCCCTGCGCGAGATGTCGCGCGCGAACATCCTGGTCAGCTCGCTGGACCGTTGCGAACGCACGTTCCGCGTCCACCCGCTCCTACGGGGCCTGCTGCGCAGCGAACTGCGCCGCGCGGGCCAGGACGTCGAGGCGCGTGCGCACGCACGCGCGGCCACCTGGTTCGAGGGCCATGGCGACCCCGACAGCGCCATCGATCAGGCGGCGGCCGCGGGTGACGTCGATCGCGCCGGCCGGTTGCTGTGGGCCAGCGCCCCCTTCCATGCGGTCCACGGCCGCAACGCGTACCTCGAACGCGCGCTGCGCCGCTTCACGCCGGCACAGATCGCCGGGGACCCGGCGCTCGCGCTGTGCACGGCGACGAGTCGCCTCGGGACCGGCGATCGCGACTACGTCGAACACTGGACCGACGTGGCCGAACATGGGATTCGCGACGCCTCGCCCGCATGCCGAGCGAGGTTTGCCGCAGGCGTCGCCGTACTGCGCGCGAGCGTCGCCCGCCGAGGCCTCGCGCAGATGAGTGCCGACGCGCAACGCGCGCACCGGCTGGACGTCGAGGATGGCGCGTGGCGCGCGCAGGCCTGCTTCCTGGACGGCGCGGCGCTGCACCTGACCGGCGATGCGCCCGCCGCTCGTGAGCGGCTCACCGAAGGCGTTCGGCTCGGGGCGCTCGACGCGCCCGTCGTGGAGGTGCAGTGCCGCGCCCAGCTGGCACTGATCGACTTCGCCGACGAGCAGTGGAGCGACGCTGAGGAGCACGCCGAGCGCGCCCGCTCGACCCTCGAGCAGTCCGGCCTGGACGAGCAGCCCGTCGGTGCGCTCGCCTACGCCGTCTCGGCATTCGCCCGCGCGCACAACGGCGAGATCGAGCAGGCGTCGTGCGATGTGGACGCCGCGGGCCGCCTGCTCGAGCGGCTCACGGGCGCCGCACCCTGGTTCGAGGCGGAGATCCGGATCGCTCTCGCGCGCACCCAGCTGCGGCTGAGCGATTCGGCGGCGGCTCGCGGGCTGCTCACGAGCGCCGGGCGTCTGCTGCGCCACTGTCCTGACGCGACGGTCCTCCGCGCCGCGATCGACGATGCCTGGGCGCGCGCCGACACCTTCGCGGCTGCCGCGGTGGTCGGCGTCTGCGCCCTGACGACCGCGGAGTTGCGCGTGCTGCGCATGCTGCCGAGCCACCTGTCGCTGGGAGAGATCGCCGCCCGTCTGCACGTCTCGCTGAACACGGTCAAGACGCAGGCCCACGCCGTCTACCGCAAGCTCGACGCGTCGTCGCGCTCGGAAGCGGTGACCTGCGCGCGGACGGTCGGGCTCATCGACGGCTGA
- a CDS encoding zf-HC2 domain-containing protein, which yields MDSSHDLVVRTIREHAGALLRTARRHSLCADDAHDAYQRALEIFLRRASSLEPATVDRWLHVVVKHEAQAVRRSRQQLVAADEVDLDGRPAEAQPDVDERLMRFDRLSRSAEALQRLKPQEVTALWLKAQGLSYAEIAERQSWTYTKVNRCITEGRRAFLERYAGIEAGDECRRWSPVLSALIDGEASAEQMAAARPHLRRCSACKATLRELHAAGPRMAGVLPGPGPGLVGAGMAGAGAVASAGGGLGSGRFDSFLRGAESAAATLQERFGAWAVKAQMAGEVATGGKAAAVAASAAALAGGGAMTIHSVRDARPVAASSAPADPGPREGSAGVAGGAARVVALRSRTGAVVGLRTGPGAAGSPGGRAQGTGGGPGRSPSARANEFGGRAPRTSGRGVSEFRAPRARASVSEFRAARSAGRAAGVSEFRTAGMPRALSTTTSSAAGASPRPSSMSSTSTGGSSSTSGAEFSPATVGAAGSPVVEGGTRGAGGSRTGEFGG from the coding sequence ATGGACTCCTCTCACGACCTGGTCGTGCGGACGATCCGCGAGCACGCGGGCGCGCTGCTGCGGACCGCGCGGCGCCACTCGCTCTGTGCCGACGACGCCCATGACGCCTACCAGCGGGCGCTCGAGATCTTCCTGCGCCGGGCGTCGTCGCTGGAGCCCGCGACGGTCGACCGGTGGCTGCACGTGGTCGTCAAGCACGAGGCGCAGGCGGTGCGGCGCTCGCGCCAGCAGCTCGTGGCCGCGGACGAAGTCGATCTGGACGGGCGCCCGGCCGAGGCGCAGCCGGACGTGGACGAGCGGCTCATGCGCTTCGACCGGCTGTCGCGGTCGGCGGAGGCGCTGCAGCGGCTCAAGCCGCAGGAGGTCACGGCACTCTGGCTGAAGGCGCAGGGGCTGTCGTACGCGGAGATCGCCGAGCGCCAGTCGTGGACGTACACGAAGGTGAACCGGTGCATCACCGAGGGGCGGCGGGCGTTCCTCGAGCGCTACGCCGGCATCGAGGCCGGCGACGAGTGCCGGCGGTGGTCGCCGGTGCTGTCGGCGCTGATCGACGGCGAGGCGAGCGCGGAGCAGATGGCGGCGGCCCGGCCGCATCTGCGGCGGTGCTCGGCGTGCAAGGCGACCTTGCGCGAGCTGCATGCGGCGGGACCGCGGATGGCGGGCGTGCTGCCGGGGCCCGGGCCGGGGCTCGTCGGCGCCGGAATGGCCGGTGCGGGAGCGGTGGCATCGGCCGGTGGCGGGCTGGGCTCCGGCCGCTTCGACTCCTTCCTGCGCGGCGCCGAGAGCGCGGCGGCGACGCTGCAGGAGCGGTTCGGCGCGTGGGCGGTGAAGGCGCAGATGGCCGGCGAGGTGGCGACGGGCGGCAAGGCCGCGGCCGTGGCGGCGTCGGCGGCGGCGCTGGCCGGGGGCGGCGCGATGACGATCCACTCGGTGCGCGACGCGCGGCCGGTCGCCGCGTCGTCCGCGCCCGCCGACCCGGGGCCGCGTGAGGGCAGCGCCGGCGTGGCCGGCGGGGCGGCGCGGGTCGTGGCGCTGCGCTCCAGGACGGGCGCGGTCGTGGGGCTGCGGACCGGGCCCGGCGCGGCCGGGTCGCCGGGCGGTCGCGCCCAGGGGACGGGCGGCGGGCCCGGGCGGTCACCGTCGGCTCGGGCGAACGAGTTCGGCGGTCGGGCGCCGCGCACGAGCGGCCGCGGCGTGAGCGAGTTCCGCGCGCCGCGCGCCCGCGCATCCGTGTCCGAGTTCCGGGCGGCGCGCTCGGCGGGCCGCGCCGCGGGCGTGTCCGAGTTCCGCACGGCGGGCATGCCGCGGGCCCTCTCGACCACGACGTCCAGCGCCGCGGGCGCCTCGCCCCGGCCGAGCTCGATGAGCAGCACGAGCACGGGCGGGAGCTCGAGCACGAGCGGCGCCGAGTTCTCGCCGGCCACGGTGGGCGCCGCCGGCTCGCCGGTCGTCGAAGGCGGCACGCGCGGCGCCGGCGGCTCGCGCACCGGCGAGTTCGGCGGCTGA
- a CDS encoding DUF7144 family membrane protein: protein MRGAGRVVFAATLLLIVGTLNIIYGIGALDDANIFTGDHRYILTNLNTLGWVLIVLGVIQLVGGLSLMSGNAFGRIVGIVGAGLGAIGALLSVGSGYPWWSLAIFALCIYILHGIVVFDRDERAPSA, encoded by the coding sequence ATGCGAGGAGCTGGTCGCGTCGTCTTCGCAGCAACGCTGTTGCTGATCGTGGGCACGCTCAACATCATCTACGGCATCGGCGCGCTGGACGACGCGAACATCTTCACCGGGGACCACAGGTACATCCTCACCAACCTCAACACCCTGGGCTGGGTCCTCATCGTCCTCGGCGTGATCCAGCTCGTCGGCGGCTTGTCGCTGATGTCCGGCAACGCATTCGGTCGGATCGTCGGCATCGTCGGAGCCGGTCTCGGCGCGATCGGGGCGCTGCTGTCGGTGGGCAGCGGATATCCGTGGTGGTCGCTGGCCATCTTCGCCCTGTGCATCTACATCCTGCACGGCATCGTCGTCTTCGACCGGGACGAGCGCGCGCCGTCGGCGTGA
- a CDS encoding GAP family protein gives MPWITTDLVLIALAAMVSPTTLSPCVFALVVGDRPRRTGAWFYAGALSATLAVGVVAAFVIGDVAASSEPAAPRTRVAIVGAGVMVVVARDASRRTLESVRGRLERHARTVAAIIVLLLAAALLRNGIAGLIG, from the coding sequence GTGCCGTGGATCACCACGGACCTGGTGCTCATCGCGCTCGCGGCGATGGTGTCGCCGACGACGCTGTCGCCCTGTGTGTTCGCGCTCGTCGTCGGCGACCGGCCGCGACGCACCGGGGCATGGTTCTACGCGGGAGCGCTGAGCGCGACGCTGGCCGTGGGCGTGGTCGCCGCCTTCGTGATCGGCGACGTGGCGGCCTCGTCGGAGCCCGCCGCGCCCAGGACCCGGGTCGCGATCGTCGGCGCGGGCGTGATGGTGGTCGTGGCGCGGGACGCCTCGCGACGGACGCTCGAGTCCGTCCGCGGCCGGCTGGAGCGCCACGCACGCACAGTCGCCGCGATCATCGTCCTTCTGCTCGCCGCGGCGCTGCTGCGCAACGGCATCGCCGGCCTGATCGGCTGA